A genomic window from Erythrobacter sp. BLCC-B19 includes:
- a CDS encoding outer membrane protein — translation MALIKHVSPAIGVTALLISSSAFAQEDEPYFNGPYISGAIGLESAADSRNDSILFDTDQDGTFGDTVTTAAGADAFSPGFCDGSPVAVGAAGCRGNRQNEGYALRIGYDRQLGKGPLVAGILVEGARPGLEEFTTGFSTTPATYTFGREIDWAVNGRARLGIAPGDGRGLFYATGGVGYARIDHSFSTSNGANSFTPDNVRDWQFGWQAGGGAELMLTRNLGVGLEYLYSSYNDDDYNVAVGPGTAPATNPFLLESGGTDMRLSNDRFDYHALRATVNLRF, via the coding sequence ATGGCATTGATCAAGCACGTTTCACCGGCAATTGGTGTAACCGCATTGCTCATTTCATCGAGCGCTTTTGCTCAGGAAGATGAACCGTACTTTAACGGGCCTTATATCTCGGGCGCGATTGGTCTCGAGTCTGCGGCGGATAGTCGTAATGACTCGATCCTGTTCGATACGGATCAGGACGGCACATTTGGCGACACCGTGACCACCGCAGCCGGGGCCGATGCCTTTTCGCCGGGCTTCTGCGACGGGTCACCGGTTGCGGTGGGAGCAGCCGGATGCCGCGGCAATCGCCAGAACGAAGGCTATGCCTTGCGCATCGGTTATGACCGGCAACTCGGCAAGGGGCCGCTTGTGGCGGGGATTCTGGTGGAAGGCGCAAGGCCCGGACTTGAGGAATTCACCACCGGTTTCAGCACCACGCCTGCAACCTACACCTTCGGCCGCGAGATCGATTGGGCGGTGAACGGGCGCGCCCGGCTTGGCATTGCGCCGGGCGACGGACGCGGGCTGTTCTATGCCACCGGCGGGGTCGGCTATGCCCGCATCGATCACAGCTTTTCGACCAGCAATGGCGCAAATTCCTTCACGCCGGACAACGTGCGCGACTGGCAGTTCGGCTGGCAAGCGGGTGGCGGTGCGGAGCTGATGCTCACCCGCAATCTCGGCGTCGGCCTCGAATATCTCTATTCGAGCTACAACGACGACGATTACAATGTCGCAGTCGGGCCGGGCACTGCGCCGGCGACCAATCCGTTCCTGCTCGAATCGGGCGGCACGGATATGCGGCTATCGAATGACCGGTTCGATTACCATGCGCTGCGCGCCACGGTGAACCTGCGGTTCTGA